In Musa acuminata AAA Group cultivar baxijiao chromosome BXJ3-11, Cavendish_Baxijiao_AAA, whole genome shotgun sequence, one DNA window encodes the following:
- the LOC103971257 gene encoding abscisic stress-ripening protein 5 produces the protein MAEEKHHHHLFHHHKEEKPAEEVIYSETAYSGGDDYASGYTETVVAESASDEYEKYKKEEKHHKHKEHLGEMGAVAAGAFALYEKHEAKKDPDHAHKHKIEEEIAAAVAVGSGGYAFHEHHEKKDAKNEAEEASGKKHHHHLF, from the exons ATGGCCGAGGAgaagcaccaccaccacctcttccACCACCACAAGGAGGAGAAGCCCGCGGAGGAGGTGATATACTCCGAGACAGCCTACTCCGGCGGCGATGACTACGCCTCGGGCTACACCGAGACTGTCGTCGCCGAGTCGGCTTCCGATGAGTACGAGAAGTACAAGAAGGAAGAGAAGCATCACAAGCACAAGGAGCACCTCGGCGAGATGGGCGCTGTCGCCGCCGGTGCCTTTGCTCTG TACGAGAAGCACGAGGCGAAGAAGGACCCCGATCACGCCCACAAGCACAAGATCGAGGAGGAGATCGCTGCAGCGGTGGCGGTTGGCAGCGGAGGCTATGCCTTCCACGAGCACCATGAGAAGAAGGATGCCAAGAACGAGGCGGAGGAAGCGAGCGGAAAGAAGCATCACCACCACCTCTTTTAG
- the LOC135583094 gene encoding uncharacterized protein LOC135583094, with product MGAKLRYAMVCSSNQNRSMEAHALLKRHGFDVSSYGTGAHVKLPGPSLREPNVYDFGTPYKSMHDELRRKDPDLYKRNGILPMLKRNLGVKNAPQRWQDNAADGCFDVVVTFEEKVFNIVIEDLSNRKQVLIRSVLIINLEVKDNHEEAATGGKLTLELCQEIESADCWEDAIDDIVAAFERQHKRKLLYTISFY from the exons atgggggcgAAGCTTCGGTACGCGATGGTGTGCTCCTCGAACCAGAACCGGAGCATGGAGGCGCACGCGCTGCTGAAGCGGCACGGGTTCGACGTGTCGTCCTACGGGACGGGGGCGCACGTCAAGCTCCCCGGCCCGTCGCTGCGGGAGCCCAACGTATACGACTTCGGCACCCCCTACAAGTCCATGCACGACGAACTCCGCCGCAAAGATCCCGACTT GTATAAGCGCAATGGGATATTGCCGATGCTCAAGCGGAACCTCGGCGTCAAGAACGCGCCGCAGCGGTGGCAGGACAATGCCGCAGATGGCTGTTTCGACGTCGTCGTCACTTTCGAGGAGAAGGTCTTTAATATTGTCATTGAAG ACCTTAGTAATCGGAAACAAGTGTTGATAAGAAGTGTACTGATCATCAACTTGGAGGTTAAAGATAATCACGAAGAAGCTGCCACCGGTGGCAAGCTCACTTTGGAATTatgtcaagag ATCGAATCAGCAGACTGCTGGGAGGATGCAATTGATGATATTGTTGCTGCATTTGAGAGACAACATAAGCGAAAACTTCTCTACACGATCTCTTTCTATTAG